A region of the Ochotona princeps isolate mOchPri1 chromosome 9, mOchPri1.hap1, whole genome shotgun sequence genome:
CGCACGCTCCGAGCCACGACCCCGGCCGCCGACGCCGGCATGAGCTGAGGGAGGCGGGTCCCCGAGAGCCCCCTGCCTCCCGCGCGGCTCGGAGTTTGAAGGGCCCCGCGCCGAGCCCCGCCGCCCGCCTGCCTCCACGCAGAACCTTCTTCCCGCCGTCTCTGGGGACGGGAGCAGCGCACGCAGGCCGGGCGCCGGCGGCGGGGCGTTCATGAGCCGCCGGGCGGCCCGCGGCCCCGGGAGCCTGCGCCGAGACTCACCCCGCGCCCCCGCTTGTGTCTCGCCCCACCCGGCAGGATGCCGGACCAGATCTCCGTGTCCGAGTTCATCGCGgagaccaccgaggactacaacTCGCCCACCACGTCGAGCTTCACTACGCGGCTGCACAACTGCAGGAATACGGTCACGCTGCtggaggaggtaggaagggccGGGGCACGGACGCTCGCGGTCCTCGCTGGCCGGGGTGCAGCCGGGGGGAGCCACACCCCTCCGGGatccctaccccccccccccaaagtgaGCAGGGGACTTCAGACTTGCAGCCCACCACCCGTGTCTCCGTGTGCGCACCCTGGCCGGGCTCCTGCGAGTTTCCAGGCCGGCGCACTGGCAGCTTAGAGAGGACTGAGTGAGCCCTGTACAACTTGAGGGTCGCACAACGGGGCAAGTCCTGTCTGGATCTTGCCCACCCTGTGCGAGTGGAGCTTCCGTAGTTATGTGATCCTCTCGTAAGGCTCCCGAGTGGGCGGCTTCAGGCCACCAACGACAGAGACGCGAAGCAGCCGCGGTGGCCAAGGTCATCGGCAAGGGGCTGGGGGATGTGCCTCCACGGCCCAGCTGCGCCCCGCAGGCTCAGCTGCAGAGATAAGGGTGTGGAATTGAGAGCCCTGGCTGGGCTTGCCTCCAGCCAGCACTACTGCTTGCTTATCCTCAGTGGGTAAGTTGAGCCCAGGTGGAAAGAGATGCCTCTGCTTAGATCCCCACCCTTCTGGCTTGTTAGGACCTCTGCGCCAGCAGGACTTACCCCCACGGCACTGGCAGACTGTGAAGGAAGTCTGAGGCTGATGCAGCTGGGATGAGCTGACCAGATTTGAAGCGGGGGAGGTGGGggttgcagttaaaaaaaaaaacaaaaacggcTCCTTTTCTCCCGTCCCCATGAAGACATTGGGGGTGTCTGGGGACAGCGCCACGGGCAAAGCCATttggattaaattttttttaagtggaataaTAGGATGGGAGGGATAAGGAGGCAACCACAAGCTTAGGAGCTGCAGAAGCCTTTGGAGCGTAGTTAAAAATGGGGCCTTTGCCCCCGACCTCAGCTTCGTCCCTGCTTACCAGAAAGCATCACCTACCTCGACCAAGCTCAACCTGTCGCAACTATTCAAGGCAGCACTGGGGTTGGGGGGAGTTAGGAAGGGAGATGGGTTTTTCCTGGTGGATCGCTGTGCGGTTGTTTCATTTGGGGTTTGGGGGAACATTTGTGGATTTAAGCTCATTGGGCGTTGACCCTGTGTAATATTGGGAGGCTTGGGTTTCATAGGCATACTGCGTTGATGGGGTTTTTGATACTCATGTGTGGACACACACAGAACTGATACGAGGTTCGAGGGTCCTGAATGTTAGGGGAGTGATTTCTGTTAGTGCTGGGTTGGCTCTTGGCCGCCCACCTGCCTACCTGGCACCGGAAACTGCTGTGAGTGTCTCACTGTGCTTGGGAATGCTTCTAGAGAATTCTttgatgggtggatgggtgactGAAGGAAATTTTTAAGTGGTTGGAGAAATGCCATCTAACTAGGTTTATCTGAAAGccggtagtatttttttttttttaatagtctttGTAAACTGTCAGTCCGTTGCACTAGCCTGTTAGTGTCTGAAGTTAAATAGAGTTGCCAGGTGTTCAGTCCTTTTGGGTGTTTGTCCCAGGCTTAATTGTAGTAAATTGGAGCATGTAGATCTAGAAGCATTTTGcatcctttttctgttttaataagtGTGTTCTTCCAAAGGATGTGACATTGATTAGATTGAGCATTTTCCTTTGAGGTAAGTTCTTCATTACCTGCTAATAGAGCTGCCAGGTATTTTAACTTTC
Encoded here:
- the ASAP1 gene encoding arf-GAP with SH3 domain, ANK repeat and PH domain-containing protein 1 isoform X4; protein product: MRSSASRLSSFSSRDSLWNRMPDQISVSEFIAETTEDYNSPTTSSFTTRLHNCRNTVTLLEERNKYTLWRKWTPAEQSSLSGTH